TCGGGCTCCGAGGCCAGCACCAGCACCCCGGCCGGAGTGCGGCGGGCCAGGCGGTTGGCTAGCTTGGCCAGGGTTTTGGTAGGCGCCACCCCTACGCACACCGGAATACCCACCTGCCGGCGCACGGCCTCCCGCACCGTGCGGGCCAGTTCCGCCAGGCGGTCGGCATCAGTAGGCAGCCCGCCCAGGTTCAGAAACGACTCGTCAATGGAGTACACCTCTACCTCGGGCACCACTTGGCTGAGCACCAGCATGACGCGGCGGCTCATGTCGCCGTACAAAGCGTAGTTAGAAGAAAATACCTGCACGCCGTGCTGGCTCAGCAGGGGCTTTACCTTAAAGTACGGCTCCCCCATTTTCAGTCCCAGCGCCTTGGCCTCGTCGGAGCGCGAAATCAGGCAGCCGTCGTTGTTGCTGAGCACCACCACCGGTACACCGCACAGCCGGGGCCGAAACACCCGCTCACACGAAACATAAAAGTTGTTGCAATCAACCAGGGCGTACATGGAAATGAGCAAATGAGTAAATAAGTGAATGAGTGACTGGGAGACTCGTTGGGGAAGTGACGGAGCGGGGCCGAAAGTCAGGACTGTCACTGTCCTGCTGAGCGGCGCCGAACTAGGCGCCGAACCGAAGGTCGCCGCTCAGCAGGACCTCTCTCAGTGCGCTCAATCCCTTATTTCGTCTGGCGCCACTCCCGCAGCGACACGGCAGCGGGCCGGCCCTCCAGGGCGTGAATGACGTGCGTGACGACACCCCACACTTCCAGCCGGGCGCCGGTGTGCAGCTCCAGGGGCGCGTACCGGTCGTTTTCCGCCTCCAGCCAGGTGCGGCCCGGCTGCTGGCGCAGGCGTTTCAGCGTCTGCTCCCCATCCAGCACGGCTACCACAATGCTACCGTCGCGGGCCGGCTGGGCGCGGTCTACGGCAATCAGGTCGCCGGGGTAGATGCCGGCGCCCGTCATGGAGTCGCCGACGACGCGGGCCAGGAAGGTGGACGCCGGATTACGGAACAGGTGGCGGGTAAGGTCGAGACCGGGCTCCTGGTGGTCGTCGGCGGGGGAGGGAAAGCCTGCCGGCACCGGACAGCCGTACAGGGGCAGCTCCGCCGGCAGCAGGTCAGCGGCGGGAATCGGGTATAGTAAGACAGCACTCATCGGCAAAATACCGGCGTCAGTAAACCGGTGCTGCTATTTACTAAATTATTTAGCAAATATACAAATCAAGGCTAACAAGCGAGCCAAAACAGGCAATACTAATCCAGAAGTTAGACCATCCTAAAAAACAGTTTAAATAACTCAAAAAGCCTGATTTAACGCCTAACTGAAGCCCAAATTTTCTACCAATTTTTTTAGTCAATCAGGCTACATATCCGTATCTTTGGATATGTCAAACGTCAAGCTTCCTTTCCCGCTTCCCGTGCAGCAATATGCCCGCTGCGTAGACACCAGCCGCCGTCCCGCCGACCACATCGGGGACTGGCCGGAGCTGGGCCATGTGTACCCCGTGCAGGTGCGTCGCAACGTGCGCACTGGTCAGCCGCAGGTACACGTGCTGGGGTTCTATGCCGAGCAGCCGTACGGCGCTTTTGCCCGCCACCGCTTCGAGCCAGTGGCGCAGGTGTGGCTTAATTAGAGCCATCCGTTTCCCGTTCGTCTGGTCCCGGCTGTTTCCGTCGTCAAGCGCGGAGACGGCCGGGTTTTCTTTTTCGAGCCCAACTCCGAACTGTGGTGAAGACCCGGCAGTGTAATAGCGCCAGGAGGTCGTCATAAGCTGTTCAAGAAGCTGCCACAACATACCGAACCGTCCTGCTTCATCTGGTGGCCGCTTGCCGAAGTAGAATAGACTTTACGCATCGGCCGCAACGGTGCGGCACCGCTGCCGCCAGTGCCAGCCCAGCAGGCCCGCCGCCAGCACCAGCAGCACCCAGTCGCCGGGCTCCGACATGCGCTGCTCATCCTCGCCAGCATCGAGGGCGGCGTGGCCGGCCAGCAGCTGCACTTGTTTGCGGCGCAGGGCGGCTTTTTGGGCGTCGTTTTCGAGGGCCAGGTAGGCGGTCAGTGGAGTGAGGATGCCGGCCCGGAAGCTGTGCTGCACAAGGCGCAGGCCGGCGGCTTCGGTGGTTTCGGGGTGGTGAAGCTGGGCCCGCCACAGGCCGTGCAGAAGCAGGCCGGCACGCCAGCTGCGGCGTTGAATGGTAGTTTCGGCTGCGGAAGGCTGGGCGGCGGTGAGCACCACGTCGGGCTGGTGGCTGGCGGGCAGGTAGGCCACGGGACGCTCGGCAGTAGGCCAGGCCACCACGGGGCTGGCCGCGGCGGGCCGGGCCACGGGCGCCTGGCGGGCGGCGGAGTGTTGCCAGAGCGAGTGCGGCACTAGCCGGCCGTTTTCGGTCAACTCGTAGAACTCGTCGGTGTCGGGCAGGGCGTGGCGCAGGTCGGCAAAGTCGGCGGGCAGGATGGCTTGGTCGAAATCAGCCGACACCACCACGAAGACGGGGTAGCGGGCCTGGGGTTGCTCGGCGGCCCGCACGAGCGTCTGCCGAATGGCCCGGTCGAGGTAGAAGCCGCCCGCAAACCGGTAGGCAGCTGCATGTTGTTCCAGCATTCCAAGGCTGTTGAGCGTGATTACTTCGGCGCCGGTCAGGCTGTATTGCGTATGCTGGTTGTTGGCCCCGTGCTGCTGTAGCAAGGCACTCATGCGCCGCCGGTAACTCTTCCACTGCGCTTCTTTGCCCGCCGACATATCCACGATGAAATGCAGGTAGGGCTGGCGCCGCGTCACGGGCAGCGCGGCCTTTTCGGCGGCACTCACGTAGGCCACGCCCTCGACGGCGGCCGGCCTCGACGCTCCTGGTTTCAACGGCTGGCCCAGCTGCACAGCGCGGCCATCCAGGGTGAAGGTGAGCGGGTCGCGGTGCAGGAGCTGAATGCCAGTGCGGCGCACCTCGCGCGGCCCGAACGGAAACACCCGCAACGCTAGGCGGTTACCGCTCAGGTAGTGCAGCAGGCCAGGGTCCCGGTTTTCGTTGCGAATCTGCGAGTACACCCAGGCCGCGGCCCGCTTTTCGGCCAGGATGCCCGGCTCGCGCCGCCCCTGCATGTCGAGGTAATAGTTGCTGACGAAGCAGCCGGCCGGCAGCTCGAAGGTGGTAGTATACTCGCCGAACTGGCCGATGGTGTCGGCGTTGGTCACGGTCAGGTCTACCCAACTCACCCAGGCGTGCTGGGCGGCATCGTAGTAGCTGCGGGCCGCGAGGCCGGTGAGCGTGGGGCCGGCTTCGGGGGAGCGAATAGCCAGGTTGGTGGTGGATGTGGCCACCGCAGCTACGGGCGAGGCGGTGAACCGGCGAGGCGCTTGGTTGAAAAACACCTGCGCCAGCGTACCGATTTTGTCTTCTGATAAGGTCAGGTTGTCGAGCACCAGCCAGTTGAAATAGGCCGACAAATACGGCAGGTGGGCGCCGGTGATGGAAGCGCTGCGGTTTTCCTTGTGCTGGCGCACCACGGCCAGCGTCTGGTGCAGGGCCACCGTATCGGGCAGGGTGGCGGGGCGCGTGTAGTTGGGGGTGTACACGTAGTCGAGGGCCTGGTGCAGGGCCGCGTGGTGGCGGCTGTAGTGCAGCGTGACAATCAGTGGCAGCACGGCCACGGCCGCCGTCAGGCCCAGGGCCAACTTGCGGCCCCCGAAAAACGGGCGCAGCGCGGCGTAGTCGTGGGCTAGCTCGCGCACGTGCACCACAAATAAGGCCAGCGGAGTCAGCAGTAGAAACCCCACCCCTGCCGCCACCACGGCCACCACTGACAGCGGTAGAAACGGCAGAAACACCAGAAAGAAGTACAGCGTGTAGGCCAGCAGCACTCCCCGGCCCAGGTACAGCGCCAGCCGTCCGCTTGGCCGGGCCGGCGCCGGCAGTAGCAGCAACACGGCGTTCAGTGCTGCCAGCCCGTACCACCATGGCCCGGTGAAGTCGCCAAAAAGGCCGCCGTCTCGCCAAAGCGAATCCCCTTTAAACAGCAGTCCGTTGTTTACAGCCAGCCCCAGCAGTGGCAGCACACCGGCAATCAGCAGCTTCCACACCCACTGGTAGCGCGCCCAATGCCCCGCCCGCCGCGCGGCCACAATGTAGACGCCGCGGGCCAGGGCTAGCAGAAATACCAGCGTGCCGGCAATGAGCACCACCACCAGCACGTGCCCCGAAAGCCGATGGTAGCCGCGCCACAGCGGCAGCACCACCTGCGCAAACCCGTACCAACCCACCGGCACGGCCAGCGCCACCCCGAAGCTGGGCAGCGCCCGGTGCGGCCGGTCGTCGGGCGTGAGGCGCAGCACCAGCACGGCCGCAGCATGAGCCAGCGTGGGCATCAGGAAGGTGCCGGCGTAGAAGGGCAAGTCGCCGGCCACCAGCCAGCGGGGCAGGCTGAACGGCAGCAGCTGGCCAAGAGAATGCCCGTACGCATACAGAAACGCAATGTAAAGGCCCAACGCTGCCAGGGCGTAGGCACTGGTCAGGCGGGCCCGGCGGCGGGTCAGCCAGGCGGCGTAGGCAGCGTGCAGACTGGCCAGCCCCACTAGCGCGGCCCCAAACCATTGCCAGAGCAGGCGGCTTTCGGGCGGCAGCTGGGTGCGGATGACGCGGTACTCGGCGCCAAGCAGCGCCAGCAGCACCAGAATGGGCAGGGTATTCAGCAGCCACAGCCACCGGGGATTAAGCAACGTGCGCACGGGACGAGGAGGAGTTGGAGAGCAGGAATAAAAGCCCGAAGTGGCTGACTACCAGAAAGAACAAGTACACCAGAGCGCCCTGGGCCTCGTGCAGCCACGCGGGCGGCGCCCCAAACGGCCAGGCTTGGGCCACGGCCACGGCCCCCACAATGCGGGCGGTATTCACCAGCACAGTCAGCCCCAGGTTGGCGGCCGGCAAGGCCAGCAGTACCGCCGCGCGCGGCGGCCGAATACTTTGGTGCAGGTAGTCGAAGGTGAACAGCAGCCAGCTTAGCAGCCAGAAGTTGCCCCCGGCGCACGACTTGTCGATGACAATGCGCAGGCCGGCGTGTACGTAGCCGCGGGCCGGCTCAAACTCCGAAGCCGAATTGAGCAGCAGGGACACCAGCGCATTGGTGGGCGCCAGCAAAAACCGCACGTCGGCGGTGCTGGCATGGGCGTAGAGTAGCTTGGCCATCAGAAAAACAGCCAAGGCAGCTGTAAAGAGAAGCCAGCGCGGAAATGAAAGCATACAACCAGCCAATGCTTATGCCCCAGCTCGACAAACATATATCAAAGCACTTTGTATTTCAAAGTTTGTGGACAATAATTTTACAGCAAACCCTCAGTAAAGGCCATGCATCCGTTTGAAGCTGTCCAGAAAGTCTTTCAGTACACATCAGCCCGTTATGCTGAGCGAAGGCGCAGCCGCAGTCGAAGCATCTCTACCTCTGGCTAATCTCAATCGTGCGGACGAAGCGAGAGAGAGGCTTCGGCAAGCGGACGCTAGATGAAGCATGACAGTTACCACTCCTGCGTTAGCACGCGAGATGCTTCAGCTCCGCCCAGCATAACGGTCTAGTGACTTGCTAAGCAGCTTCTTTCCAATCCATATGCAAAACTACTGTCCTACCGGACGGGGCTGCCGGCTTTTCGCTTTACCAGTGAGCTGGGCCACGGCTTTTTTCAGCGGGGCCGGCTCCAGTTCGGGGTAGTGCCAGAAGATGCCGTTGTCGAAAGGCGTCCAGAAGCAGGCGCGCTGACGAGCAGTTTTCAGGCCGTCGTTGGCCCAGCTGTTGCAGGTGTAAAAGAGGTTATAGGTCCGCTCGGCTTCGTAAAAGGCATCGTGGCGGCCGTAGCTGTGGCCCCTAATGTGCTGGGCCTCCCCCTGAGTACCGGGGCAGAAGCTGGTTTTGATGAAGTCAATCAAGCGGCCGTATTCCTCGCGGGTCAGGTAGAAGCGGGCGCACTCGGGGCCCTCCTCGGGGCGGTGGTGGAAGGTGACGTGCATGGCCGTAGTGCTCAGCCAGAACATGGCCCGGATGGCGGTGCTGGGCTTCAGCTCGGCCCAGGTGGGCGTGTTCAGGTAGAATCCTTTGTCGCCCCACCCAAAGCCCACGAACTGCATACTGCTGTCGGCGGCGGGCGTATCGGCGTAGCGCACGTACTGGCTCCAGTCCATCTGCTCGGTGCGCACGGGCACTACCAGGTCGGTGTGCACACCATTGGACAAGATGTACGCCTCGATTTTATCGGGGCCGGGCTGGCTTCGCTCCCCTACCGGAATGGCCGAGAGCACCACGGCCGCCACCCCGTACAAGGCCACGGCGCCCAGCAGGCCCCCGACGGTGTAGGCGGCTCCTTTGGCTATTTTCCGAACAATCTTGCGCATGGCTACGGCGGGGCTTGGGGTAAAATACGCCCTCATACGCAGAGCGGCGGAAAAAGCCGCATCGGACTTGTCTTTGCAGCTTTAGCTGCCATTACGTCCCGACCCAACGACCAGACCTGTTCTATTCTGGCCTCGCACCGTTATATCCAGAAAAACCCGTGTGTGGGGCGGCGTCACGGGCAAGTACCTAGCGCTCATTTCATCTCTTACCGATCTGTTGATCCTGTTATACTGCTTGGTACAACGGCTACAGAAGCCTAAGCTAGAGCAGATAACGGCTTAATAGTAATGTCAGCGGCATGTTCGGTAAGAATATTTACTTGCCCAACGCCTCAACTCTTGTAAGAACTGCCTGCCGCTCATAAGGGGTTTGTAGCTTTGTGGTAATTCTAACCCGATACTCCCCGGCCCGAAAGTTTCCGCTGTCACTCTGCGGGAGCCAAGTGGCCGGAATATCTGCCACAGCTTTGAGAAGTACTTTTTCGTAGCGGCTCGGATTGGAATTGCTGGCCAGCGTCAGGTTTGTTAACTGCCCAGTGCCGTCTATACTAAAAACAAATTCCGCTACATTATTCCGGCCAATAGCTACGATGGTAGCTATAACTTTATTCATGCTGTGATAAATTTCTGCTTCCAGCTGACTCTTACCGCCCACATACAGCACAGGGTGCGTATCAGCTGCTGAACCGGCTAGCTCTACTCCGTCAGCTTGTCGCCAATATAGAAGTTGATTGGTGAAATGATTTACCTTTTGTACTACCTGCTTCCGTGTATCATAGTACGTCCAAAGACCAATTCGCTTGCCCAGTGCATATTGACCATAGGCTTGTATTACAGCGCTGGTGTCCGTGATGTTGACCAAATACCCTGTGTTGGCATTGGCCGCACTCACTGTCGTTTGAGATAAGCCAGCAGAGTTAGGGGGCAAAAGCTGGTAATACGTCCACCAGCCTTCGGGCTTTCCCGCATGATAATTTCCTTTACTTATCAGTTTGTTCCAAGGACTATACTCACGAAATACCAGCCACTCGCCTTCCTTTTGGCCTTGATCGTAAGTACCTGACTCAAACATGACAACTCCAGCAAATACATTCTGCTGATACCGTGCATAGGGACCGTGCCGGATGTCTTTGTTAGTTATGAGCACACTGTACTCTTCTATATCTCTAGTCGTTGGATTCCGCCGAATTACTGGAATCGTTTCCACTTGGGCCGCAGCAGTTGCTGCCTCAAAAATGCTTAGCACAATTAACTGGAAAGAAGTTAATAGTCGTCTCATGCGTTGGCGTATAGTTTCTCTGCCCCAAACTACACATAAAACCGGCCGCCTCCCTTACAGGAAGCGGCCGGTTTCACTGGAAGCTGAAGCCCCGGTTACTTCTGCGACATCATGGCGCCGCCCGATTCTTTCATGCGAATCAGGTTCAGGGCCGAGCCGGCTTTAAACCACTCAATCTGGCCCTGGTTGTAGGTGTGGTTTACCGTAATAAGGTCCGTGTCGCCGTCGGCGTGGTGCAGGCGCACCTGTAGCGGCACTCCGGGGGCGAAGGTGGTCAGGCCGAGGATGTCGATTACGTCGTCCTCTTCCACCAGGTCGTAGTCGGCCTTGTTGGCGAAGGTCAGGGCCAGCATGCCCTGCTTCTTGAGGTTGGTTTCGTGGATGCGGGCAAACGACTTCACCAGCACGGCGCGCACGCCCAGGTGGCGGGGCTCCATGGCGGCATGCTCCCGCGACGAGCCTTCGCCGTAGTTTTCATCACCTACTACCACCGAGCCAATGCCCAGGGCCTTGTAATTGCGAGCCACCTGCGGCACCGGTGAGTAAGGAGTGCCCTGGGTGAGCTGGTCTTTTACCGCGTTGGTCTGGCCATTGAAGGCGTTGGTAGCCCCGATCAGCATGTTGTTGGAGATGTTGTCGAGGTGGCCGCGATACTTCAGCCAGGGGCCGGCCATGCTGATGTGGTCGGTGGTGCACTTGCCCTGGGCCTTGATGAGCAAGCGCAAGCCCAGCAGGTCGGTGCCTTCCCAGGGCTTGAAGCCTTCCAGCAGCTGCAACCGGTCGGAGTTGGGGTCTACCAGCACCTGCACGCCCGAGCCATCTTCGGCTGGGGCCTGGTAGCCGGCATCTTCCACGGCAAAGCCGCGCGGGGGCAGCTCGATGCCGCGGGGCTCTTCGAGGCGCACCTGCTGGCCGTCTTTGGCCGTCAGCGTGTCGGTGAGGGGGTTGAAGGTCAGGTCGCCGGCAATGGCAAAGGCCGTCACGATTTCGGGCGAGGCCACGAAGGCGTGGGTATTGGGGTTGCCGTCGTTGCGCTTGGCGAAGTTGCGGTTAAACGAGGTGATAATGGAGTTGGGCCGCTTCATGTCGTCCATGTGGCGGGCCCACTGCCCAATGCACGGTCCGCAGGCATTGGCCAGCACCACGCCGCCCATCTGCGCGAAGGTGTCCAGCAGGCCGTCGCGCTCCACGGTGTAGCGCACCAGCTCCGAGCCGGGCGTTACGGTGTACTCGGCCTGCACCACGAGGCCCTTGTCGGCGGCCTGCTTGGCAATGGAGGCAGCGCGGGTAATGTCTTCGTAGGAGGAGTTGGTGCACGAGCCAATCAGGCCTACTTCCAGCTTGGCGGGCCAGTTGTGCTCCTTTACGGCGGCGGCAAACTGCGAAATCGGCCAGGCGGCGTCCGGGGTGAAGGGGCCGTTTACGTGAGGCTCCAGCGTGCTCAGGTCGATTTCGATGAGCTGGTCGTAGTAGGCTTCAGGATTGGCGTACACCTCGTCGTCGGCGCGCAGGTGCTGGGCTACGCCCTGGGCCATGTCGGCAATGTCCTGGCGGCCGGTGCCACGCAGGTAGTCGGCCATCTTCTCATCGAAGCTAAACACCGAAGTGGTAGCCCCGATTTCGGCGCCCATGTTGCAGATAGTGCCTTTGCCGGTGGCCGACAGGGCGTTGGCGCCGTCGCCAAAATACTCGACAATGGCACCCGTGCCGCCTTTCACGGTCAGGATGCCGGCTACTTTCAGAATTACGTCTTTGGGAGCCGTCCAGCCCGAGAGCTTGCCGGTCAGCTTTACGCCAATCACCTTAGGAAACTTCAGCTCCCAGGCCATGCCCGACATTACGTCCACGGCATCGGCGCCGCCCACCCCGATAGCAACCATGCCCAGGCCGCCGGCGTTGGGCGTGTGCGAGTCGGTGCCGATCATCATGCCGCCGGGGAAGGCGTAGTTTTCGAGCACCACCTGGTGAATAATACCGGCGCCGGGCTTCCAGAAGCCAATGCCGTATTTGTTGGAAACCGAAGCCAGGAAGTCGTACACTTCCTTGTTTTCGGAGTTGGCGACGGCTAAATCCTGGTCGGCGCCGCGCTCGGCCTGAATCAGGTGGTCGCAGTGCACGGTGCTGGGCACGGCCACCTGGGCTTTGCCGGCCTGCATAAACTGGAGCAGAGCCATCTGGGCGGTGGCATCCTGCATGGCCACCCGGTCGGGAGCGAAATCGACGTAGGAAACGCCCCGCTCATACGCCTGCGAAACAGTGCCGCCGTACAGGTGAGCGTACAGGATTTTTTCCGTCAGGGTGAGCGGACGGCCAACGGCAGCGCGGGCCGCTTCGATGCGGGAGCCCATGCCAGCGTACACGGCCTTGATCATTTCTAAGTCAAACGCCATAATGCGAAAGGGAAAATTGTGGAGAGAACGGGCCTGTTGAGCACAGGTACGCAAATATAGGTGCCGGGTAGCGCGCAGCCCAAACTTTGTAGCGCATGCTTTAGCTTGCGCCGGCACCAGCCAGGTGGCCGGTGCTACCCACGCTTTTCAAACCAAACCGCCGGAACTGTAGTTTTGGCTCGAATCCATCAACGCTTTTCGATATGTCTTTCGTTTCCCTTTCACATACGCCCGCCACGCTGGGCCTGGGCCTGCTGCTGACGCTGGCCGCCTGCCAGCAGAACTCTTCTTCAGAAAAGAAAGCGGCTGCTTCGGCGGGTGCGAGCAGCGCCTCGCCCCTTACCGTGGGCACCTGGCGCGGCGTGCTTTCGGCCCAAGACCAGGAAATCCCGTTTCTGTTTGAGGTAGACGAAGCCGGGGGCGAACCAGTCGTGACGCTGCGCAACGGCGAGGAACGGCTGCTGCTCAACGAAATCAAAACGGCCGGCGACTCCACCACCATCCGCCTGGGCGTATTCGATGCCGCCCTGGTAGTGCGCCCCGCTGGGGAAGGCAAGCTGCAAGGTGCCTGGGTGAAGTACGACGGCAAGGAGCCGTACCGGGTGCCGTTTGCGGCTACTAAGGGGGAGCAGCCGTTGTTTGGCGGTTCCGAGGCGCAGCCGCAGTCGTTTGCGGGCACGTGGCGCGTGGCATTTAAGGGCGACGACGGCAAAACCTACCCGGCCGTGGGCGTTTTTGAGCAGCAAGGCAGCAATGTCACGGGTACGTTTCTGACTTCTACTGGTGATTACCGGTATCTGGCGGGCCAAGCCGTGAGCGACAAGCTTAACCTAACTACGTTTGACGGCAGCCACGGCTTCCTGTTTACAGCGCAAAAGCGTGGCAATGGCCTTAACGGCCACTTCTACTCCGGCAAGTCCGGCCACGAAACCTGGACGGCGACCCTCGACCCCAACGCCAAGCTGCCCGACGCTAACGCCCTCACTGGTATGAAACCCGGCCAAAAGAAGCTCGACTTCCGGTTCCCGAACGTGTACGAAGGCGGCTCCATCTCCCCTTCCGACCCCAAGTACCGGGGCAAAGTGCTGGTGGTGCAGATTCTCGGCTCCTGGTGCCCCAACTGCATGGACGAAACCAACTTCCTGGCGCCCTGGTACGAGAAAAACAAAGGGCGCGGGGTAGAAATCATCGGCCTGGGCTTTGAGCGCACCTCCGACCAAAAGGTTGCGGCCCAGAAGCTCCTCAAGATGAAGGACCGCCTGAACGTGGGCTACGACCTGGCCGTGGCCGGCGAGGCCAGCAAAGACGCCGCCAGCGCCGCCCTGCCCCAGATTCAAAAGGTGCTGGCCTTCCCCACCACCATCTTCCTCGACAAGAAAGGCGAGGTGCGGAAGATTCACACTGGCTTCTCGGGCCCAGGCACCGGCAAATATTACGAGCAGGAAGTGGCCGAATTCAACCGCACCATCGACCAGCTGCTGACCGAGTAGACCACGGATGTAAACGGATTTTGCGGATTGGTCGGATTTTGTGGATGGCTGGAAAACCAAAGGGCTTGCGCCAGCAAGCCCTTTTCTACGTCTTCGGGGTAGGTGTATCGGAGTGCCGGAGCTGTTGGGGTGCCGGAGCCAACACCACGCTCACGGCGCAGAATCCGTCGAAGCTGCGCCGTCCACAAAATCCGTGAAATCCTAAAAATCCGCTTACATCCGTGGTTTGGTTCGCTCCAACAGCACAATCGGCTCGTTGCGGTAGGTGGTGCGGGCAAACTCCTGAAATCCGGCCTTGTGGGCTACCCGCAGGGAGGCCACGTTGTCGGGGTCGATGATGCAGGTCATACGGGCGGAGGGAAAATGAGCACCGGCCCAGGCCAGGGCGGCTTGCACGGC
This region of Hymenobacter sp. YIM 151500-1 genomic DNA includes:
- a CDS encoding LexA family protein, with product MSAVLLYPIPAADLLPAELPLYGCPVPAGFPSPADDHQEPGLDLTRHLFRNPASTFLARVVGDSMTGAGIYPGDLIAVDRAQPARDGSIVVAVLDGEQTLKRLRQQPGRTWLEAENDRYAPLELHTGARLEVWGVVTHVIHALEGRPAAVSLREWRQTK
- a CDS encoding MSEP-CTERM sorting domain-containing protein, which codes for MRTLLNPRWLWLLNTLPILVLLALLGAEYRVIRTQLPPESRLLWQWFGAALVGLASLHAAYAAWLTRRRARLTSAYALAALGLYIAFLYAYGHSLGQLLPFSLPRWLVAGDLPFYAGTFLMPTLAHAAAVLVLRLTPDDRPHRALPSFGVALAVPVGWYGFAQVVLPLWRGYHRLSGHVLVVVLIAGTLVFLLALARGVYIVAARRAGHWARYQWVWKLLIAGVLPLLGLAVNNGLLFKGDSLWRDGGLFGDFTGPWWYGLAALNAVLLLLPAPARPSGRLALYLGRGVLLAYTLYFFLVFLPFLPLSVVAVVAAGVGFLLLTPLALFVVHVRELAHDYAALRPFFGGRKLALGLTAAVAVLPLIVTLHYSRHHAALHQALDYVYTPNYTRPATLPDTVALHQTLAVVRQHKENRSASITGAHLPYLSAYFNWLVLDNLTLSEDKIGTLAQVFFNQAPRRFTASPVAAVATSTTNLAIRSPEAGPTLTGLAARSYYDAAQHAWVSWVDLTVTNADTIGQFGEYTTTFELPAGCFVSNYYLDMQGRREPGILAEKRAAAWVYSQIRNENRDPGLLHYLSGNRLALRVFPFGPREVRRTGIQLLHRDPLTFTLDGRAVQLGQPLKPGASRPAAVEGVAYVSAAEKAALPVTRRQPYLHFIVDMSAGKEAQWKSYRRRMSALLQQHGANNQHTQYSLTGAEVITLNSLGMLEQHAAAYRFAGGFYLDRAIRQTLVRAAEQPQARYPVFVVVSADFDQAILPADFADLRHALPDTDEFYELTENGRLVPHSLWQHSAARQAPVARPAAASPVVAWPTAERPVAYLPASHQPDVVLTAAQPSAAETTIQRRSWRAGLLLHGLWRAQLHHPETTEAAGLRLVQHSFRAGILTPLTAYLALENDAQKAALRRKQVQLLAGHAALDAGEDEQRMSEPGDWVLLVLAAGLLGWHWRQRCRTVAADA
- the xrtK gene encoding exosortase K, which codes for MLSFPRWLLFTAALAVFLMAKLLYAHASTADVRFLLAPTNALVSLLLNSASEFEPARGYVHAGLRIVIDKSCAGGNFWLLSWLLFTFDYLHQSIRPPRAAVLLALPAANLGLTVLVNTARIVGAVAVAQAWPFGAPPAWLHEAQGALVYLFFLVVSHFGLLFLLSNSSSSRAHVA
- a CDS encoding TIGR02117 family protein, which produces MRKIVRKIAKGAAYTVGGLLGAVALYGVAAVVLSAIPVGERSQPGPDKIEAYILSNGVHTDLVVPVRTEQMDWSQYVRYADTPAADSSMQFVGFGWGDKGFYLNTPTWAELKPSTAIRAMFWLSTTAMHVTFHHRPEEGPECARFYLTREEYGRLIDFIKTSFCPGTQGEAQHIRGHSYGRHDAFYEAERTYNLFYTCNSWANDGLKTARQRACFWTPFDNGIFWHYPELEPAPLKKAVAQLTGKAKSRQPRPVGQ
- a CDS encoding toxin-antitoxin system YwqK family antitoxin, with product MRRLLTSFQLIVLSIFEAATAAAQVETIPVIRRNPTTRDIEEYSVLITNKDIRHGPYARYQQNVFAGVVMFESGTYDQGQKEGEWLVFREYSPWNKLISKGNYHAGKPEGWWTYYQLLPPNSAGLSQTTVSAANANTGYLVNITDTSAVIQAYGQYALGKRIGLWTYYDTRKQVVQKVNHFTNQLLYWRQADGVELAGSAADTHPVLYVGGKSQLEAEIYHSMNKVIATIVAIGRNNVAEFVFSIDGTGQLTNLTLASNSNPSRYEKVLLKAVADIPATWLPQSDSGNFRAGEYRVRITTKLQTPYERQAVLTRVEALGK
- a CDS encoding aconitate hydratase, which translates into the protein MAFDLEMIKAVYAGMGSRIEAARAAVGRPLTLTEKILYAHLYGGTVSQAYERGVSYVDFAPDRVAMQDATAQMALLQFMQAGKAQVAVPSTVHCDHLIQAERGADQDLAVANSENKEVYDFLASVSNKYGIGFWKPGAGIIHQVVLENYAFPGGMMIGTDSHTPNAGGLGMVAIGVGGADAVDVMSGMAWELKFPKVIGVKLTGKLSGWTAPKDVILKVAGILTVKGGTGAIVEYFGDGANALSATGKGTICNMGAEIGATTSVFSFDEKMADYLRGTGRQDIADMAQGVAQHLRADDEVYANPEAYYDQLIEIDLSTLEPHVNGPFTPDAAWPISQFAAAVKEHNWPAKLEVGLIGSCTNSSYEDITRAASIAKQAADKGLVVQAEYTVTPGSELVRYTVERDGLLDTFAQMGGVVLANACGPCIGQWARHMDDMKRPNSIITSFNRNFAKRNDGNPNTHAFVASPEIVTAFAIAGDLTFNPLTDTLTAKDGQQVRLEEPRGIELPPRGFAVEDAGYQAPAEDGSGVQVLVDPNSDRLQLLEGFKPWEGTDLLGLRLLIKAQGKCTTDHISMAGPWLKYRGHLDNISNNMLIGATNAFNGQTNAVKDQLTQGTPYSPVPQVARNYKALGIGSVVVGDENYGEGSSREHAAMEPRHLGVRAVLVKSFARIHETNLKKQGMLALTFANKADYDLVEEDDVIDILGLTTFAPGVPLQVRLHHADGDTDLITVNHTYNQGQIEWFKAGSALNLIRMKESGGAMMSQK
- a CDS encoding TlpA disulfide reductase family protein, which codes for MSFVSLSHTPATLGLGLLLTLAACQQNSSSEKKAAASAGASSASPLTVGTWRGVLSAQDQEIPFLFEVDEAGGEPVVTLRNGEERLLLNEIKTAGDSTTIRLGVFDAALVVRPAGEGKLQGAWVKYDGKEPYRVPFAATKGEQPLFGGSEAQPQSFAGTWRVAFKGDDGKTYPAVGVFEQQGSNVTGTFLTSTGDYRYLAGQAVSDKLNLTTFDGSHGFLFTAQKRGNGLNGHFYSGKSGHETWTATLDPNAKLPDANALTGMKPGQKKLDFRFPNVYEGGSISPSDPKYRGKVLVVQILGSWCPNCMDETNFLAPWYEKNKGRGVEIIGLGFERTSDQKVAAQKLLKMKDRLNVGYDLAVAGEASKDAASAALPQIQKVLAFPTTIFLDKKGEVRKIHTGFSGPGTGKYYEQEVAEFNRTIDQLLTE